The proteins below come from a single Megalops cyprinoides isolate fMegCyp1 chromosome 5, fMegCyp1.pri, whole genome shotgun sequence genomic window:
- the spra gene encoding sepiapterin reductase a, with protein sequence MQSNVISDMVPPVSRDLGQSLCIITGASRGFGRCLALQIAGLLKPRSVLLLVARSGDKLRELQAELAASEAGRAGLVVRCVIADLGQKEAVEETVRAAKETCPIDIDRLILINNAASLGDVSRFALSFTDPAEVDSYLSLNVSSALSLTAGVISAFPQRQGMRRYVVNISSLCAVRPFPSWVLYCTGKAARDMMFRVLAEEEPDLRVLNYAPGPLDTDMQVEARANTGDTVVRSSFSAMHSQGQLLTCEESGVKLMKLLLDDDFPSGAHLDFYDL encoded by the exons ATGCAGTCTAACGTGATTTCAGACATGGTACCTCCAGTCTCAAGGGATCTGGGTCAGTCGCTGTGCATTATAACAGGAGCGTCGAGAGGGTTCGGCCGATGCCTAGCGTTGCAGATAGCCGGTCTGCTCAAACCGAGGTCGGTGCTTCTGTTGGTGGCCCGATCCGGCGACAAGCTACGAGAGCTGCAAGCAGAGCTCGCAGCATCGGAGGCAGGCCGGGCCGGTTTGGTGGTACGCTGTGTGATAGCAGACCTGGGGCAGAAGGAGGCCGTGGAAGAGACGGTGAGGGCGGCGAAGGAGACGTGCCCCATAGACATCGACCGCCTCATTCTGATAAATAACGCAG CCTCTCTAGGGGACGTGTCTCGCTTCGCCCTGAGCTTCACCGACCCCGCGGAGGTGGACTCCTACCTGTCCCTCAACGTGAGTTCTGCCCTTAGTCTGACGGCGGGGGTGATAAGTGCCTTCCCGCAGCGGCAGGGGATGCGGCGCTATGTGGTCAACATCAGCTCGCTGTGCGCCGTGCGGCCTTTCCCGTCCTGGGTGCTGTACTGCACCGGCAAGGCTGCCCGCGACATGATGTTCAGGGTGCTGGCGGAGGAGGAGCCCGACCTGCGTGTGCTCAACTACGCTCCAG GTCCCTtggacacagacatgcaggtgGAGGCCCGGGCGAACACCGGAGACACGGTCGTCAGGAGCTCCTTCTCTGCCATGCACTCACAGGGCCAGCTGCTGACCTGCGAGGAGTCTGGCGTCAAACTCatgaagctgctgctggacgACGACTTCCCCTCCGGGGCCCACCTGGACTTCTATGACCTTTAA